CAATTTACAAATGTTGGGTAATCTCTTTCATAGATATGCAGAAAGATGAAGAAATGAATGTTAAAAAGCCTTCGCTTGTaatgtagtagtactactttgAATGAAACAGAATGAGacaatttttaattgaatataattTCATTCATTATTGTTTTCATTAAATTATATTTCCCAAAGAATACCAAAGAAATACAAAGCATAACTCCTTCCAAAATACAAGACTCCATAATCACTCTTCAAAAACTCATGTACAAATACAAGAAAGATGTGAAGCAAACCTTCAAACTGTTGGACAAACTTCACTTGCATCCAGGAGCATTGAAGTTGGGATACACCATAAACGCCACCGAAAGCGGAGCAACTCTAAGAGGGGCGTTCGTGCCAACAAGGACGGGGACGAGGTCCGGCACACCTCCCGTTGTCTCAGTCAGATGCAGCGGCTGTCCGTTCAACAGCATCGTTGTGCTCCGAAGATCACCATTCTCAGGAGTCAGCCGGTACTCCTCTCTCGACAGTTTCTCATCTGAGGCTCTCTTGCCGATCCATGATACCGACTTCTTAATCCCACGCACGACGGAACTTGTCTTGGTGACTTGCACTAGTGCACTGTCACTCGATTCGACTTCAATGTCGAACGTGGTCTGGTTGCTCAGATTGATCAGAAGAACGACCACACCAGCCTGAGACGGGGACTTGTTTAGAGACAACACGTTTCATATTAACAGAATGGTAAAAGGGCGCTTACTCTTTCTTTTGCACAGTGGGCATAAACGCGCAAAAATGGCGACTCGTGGCTGTGAACGGAGAATACTCCCTCTCCCATGAGCCGATCCCAGAGCAGTGCACTGTGTTGCCACGGGATATTAGCATGAGATGACGAAACACAAACAGTGATTTGCACAGAAGAAACGGCGATGCTGAGCCTAACCTATAGTAGTCGGGGGATGGGATGAACGTAGTTTTGTTGAGGAGACCGTAGAAGCCGCCTATCAAAGTCTGTCGGCAATAAACTCGGGTGTTATACTTAGCTGCCATTCCAAGTTGATCCAGATACCTGCATACATGATTTCAAGCTCTTGTCAGAACCAGCAAATTCCTCTCAATTTTCCAACGAAGATTTAGTCGATTCTGAGGTTACCAGAAGGTGTTGACGAACGCATTAGATATTCCCTTAGCACCATTGTTGAAGGCCCCTCCTGATTCACCAACCCAAGCTGCAGCCCAAGGACCATTTGCTTGAATCGTGGCACTAAGATTGCCAAATGTTAATGATGCCCTGTCCAGGTGGCTCGGGTTTAGAATCTTTTTCATTATGTTCGGGTCGTTTCCTGCAACAATGTGCCAGAGGTTAGCCTCACTTCTAATTAGAGTTTATCAACTCCTAATCGGGTATGTACCTTTTAAACTAATATTGAGATTCAAAACACTCGAATGAAATTTTAGGTAGAACCTACCTGCACCCAAAGTGTACATGTGATGCGACATAACATTTACTGCGTTAGGACCCGACACTTGAAGCAGCGTATCGAACCAAGACTTATCATAGAACCCTCCTGGCGCCAAGATAGCCGGTTTGGGCATAGCATTACTTGCATACAGTTCATCGACCATAGTATTGAGACGGACCAAATCTTTTCCATACTGTTGCACACTAACACTAGCACCAACCCCCTTGCCGCTCAACTCATTACCTAACAAAAGTAACGACAGAATGAACTGATCGGTCGCTTTGAGATCACAATCAGAGGAGATCTTTCATTGACTACAAAAGAGGTAGTTCAAGATTTTGTACCGAATTCCCAAGAGTCGACATTGTATCCCTTCGAAATAGTGTATCTGATGAAATCATGAGCATTGCTAGGATCCCAATCTCCTCCCCAAACTCCTTTCCGCAATTGGTACCTCCCATAAAGAGCATTAAGGCCAAAAGTGAGAACAACTCTGCAACGACAAAGTGAAACAAAGACCATTGGAAATCCTCGGATTGAAACACAGCTACCGATCATCATACATATACAACAGTAATGGCACGGATTAAAGCACTTGGAAAGCAATCGAAGAACTAAAAACATCGGGAAATGGCACTTGGAGAACCAAGTGAAAAATCTTTGATAGCTATGCATAGAGACACATGTTCATAAAGGCGCAGAAATATTGAGATTCAACCAACAAAAGCAAATGCATCTTACCCTGTCTTCTTGAAGAATTGATTTAGCTCATCCCACCTCCGCACAGATAAGCAACCCTTTGAAAATCCAAATAATCCACCCTTCTGCTTCGTAAATGGTagacaagaagatgacaaattTCCCACCTCATAAACTACTTGATCTTGCAAAGAACCGCCAACTCTGATTCTCAAATTCTTGAAAGCTGTTGTATAACAAGGCGGGATGAGACGCTCATATAAGGCATGGTGCAATCAGGATATCAGGAAAGGTCAAGTTACAGAAAAGGAAAATACGAACCTTGAATAGCATTGATTAGAGAAGGATGAGACAGATTCTACAAAAGAAACGAGTATTAATCACTGACTGAAACATAAAAGTTCATAGCCAGGCAACAAAAGACACCATCGTTTATGAGTAAATCGACACCACTTACGAGATTTAACACAGAAGACGACCCCCATGGGCATCTATTGTATTCACACTTATCTTTTGGCCACCAGTCTATGGTGGCACAAATATAATTAGCATCCGTGTTGGCAACGGTTGAGCTAGTGTCGATGATAATTCTGGCATCTTTAGATTCCTGCGCCAAAATTGCCGAGCAAAAGGCCAGAAAGACCAAGAACAGGGCCTGAAATCCCATTGGCAGATCAACCAGTAGAACTTC
This genomic interval from Salvia splendens isolate huo1 chromosome 13, SspV2, whole genome shotgun sequence contains the following:
- the LOC121762008 gene encoding heparanase-like protein 1, translated to MGFQALFLVFLAFCSAILAQESKDARIIIDTSSTVANTDANYICATIDWWPKDKCEYNRCPWGSSSVLNLNLSHPSLINAIQAFKNLRIRVGGSLQDQVVYEVGNLSSSCLPFTKQKGGLFGFSKGCLSVRRWDELNQFFKKTGVVLTFGLNALYGRYQLRKGVWGGDWDPSNAHDFIRYTISKGYNVDSWEFGNELSGKGVGASVSVQQYGKDLVRLNTMVDELYASNAMPKPAILAPGGFYDKSWFDTLLQVSGPNAVNVMSHHMYTLGAGNDPNIMKKILNPSHLDRASLTFGNLSATIQANGPWAAAWVGESGGAFNNGAKGISNAFVNTFWYLDQLGMAAKYNTRVYCRQTLIGGFYGLLNKTTFIPSPDYYSALLWDRLMGEGVFSVHSHESPFLRVYAHCAKERAGVVVLLINLSNQTTFDIEVESSDSALVQVTKTSSVVRGIKKSVSWIGKRASDEKLSREEYRLTPENGDLRSTTMLLNGQPLHLTETTGGVPDLVPVLVGTNAPLRVAPLSVAFMVYPNFNAPGCK